One Sediminibacillus dalangtanensis genomic region harbors:
- a CDS encoding alpha-mannosidase codes for MFWTIEKLERRIQELDSYRYRNPQPIHSFEAKLDSEGKVGERPPAEGNWQEMKLHERWEGRDKYLWLKTKVEIPSQWQEQKIVGVFDFGKTGGGHNSGFESLLYVDDSPYQGVDMNHQEVFFAPSVAGKQVDLCFRLWSGLEGGGRRTIQEHQLKTAFVALLDERVDDLFYTATAAIETVKYLEENQPERIALLKALDAAFLLVDWSQPGSESFYQTVYQAQEQLNKAVEAIPNHYPVTVNAIGHTHIDVAWLWRLKHTREKAARSFSTVLRLMEQYPDYVFLQTQPQLYDYIRTDYPEIYQQIKARIEEGRWEPEGGMWLEADCNLTSGESLVRQLLLGTRFFREQFGKECEYLWLPDVFGYSWALPQILTKSGIKTFMTTKISWSQYNQMPHDTFKWRGIDGTEILTHFITTPEENRWFYTYNGKITPRTVKGIWEAYRDKDINQELILSYGYGDGGGGVNREMLEMRRRLDKMPGLPEVKTGRADEYFQRLHKTIDETDQYVHTWDGELYLEYHRGTYTSQAYNKRMNRKMELLLRETEWLNTLKSLHQQKWAGYPAESLTESWKTVLRNQFHDIIPGSSIREVYEDSKLEYEQAEKLASKTWAEAADALTGSEEDTFTIFNSASFARNEVVVVDHAGDDLEWKNHRGEVLESQPTVDGKWLVQAKDVPSLGASILHAEKGVSQSQSVFQPGEHEIETPYYQISWNECGQLTGIFDKRHDRQVLATNERANVLQVFEDKPMRFDAWDIDLYYQQKMWEIDRLSSCEVIENGPVRAVVQFAWTYDNSTIEQRMMVYANSPRIDFVTDVDWHEREQLLKVAFPVDVRSTEATYDIQYGNVKRPTHWNTSWDYARFESVGHQWVDLSETGYGVSLLNDCKYGHDIKDNVMRLTLLKSSMNPDIEQDQGEHRFTYALLPHNGDWREAGTVQQAWTLNNPLTIQQGATESQSLFRLSRDHVMIDAVKKAEDDDRVVVRLHEYTGARGTIEMDSDYEVISWQECDLMERNPSPLEREKSFRFTIKPYEIKTFLVDMKK; via the coding sequence ATGTTTTGGACAATTGAAAAGCTGGAAAGACGGATTCAGGAACTAGATTCTTATCGATACCGCAATCCCCAACCGATCCATTCATTTGAAGCGAAACTTGATTCAGAAGGGAAAGTCGGCGAACGCCCTCCTGCTGAAGGGAATTGGCAGGAAATGAAGCTGCACGAACGCTGGGAAGGCCGAGATAAATACTTATGGCTCAAAACGAAAGTGGAAATACCGAGTCAGTGGCAGGAACAGAAAATTGTCGGCGTATTCGATTTCGGTAAAACCGGTGGGGGGCATAATTCCGGCTTTGAATCGTTGCTTTACGTAGATGACTCCCCCTATCAAGGGGTGGATATGAACCATCAGGAAGTATTTTTTGCTCCGTCCGTTGCCGGAAAACAGGTCGATTTATGTTTTCGCCTCTGGTCCGGTTTAGAAGGGGGCGGCAGGCGAACCATTCAGGAGCATCAGTTGAAAACGGCGTTTGTCGCTTTATTGGATGAACGGGTAGACGATTTGTTTTATACCGCTACAGCGGCAATCGAAACGGTGAAGTATTTAGAAGAAAACCAGCCGGAAAGGATCGCGCTCCTTAAAGCGCTGGATGCGGCATTCCTGCTGGTGGACTGGTCGCAGCCAGGAAGTGAGTCGTTTTATCAAACAGTTTATCAGGCGCAGGAACAATTGAATAAGGCAGTCGAAGCGATACCGAACCACTATCCGGTGACCGTAAATGCAATCGGGCATACCCACATCGATGTCGCCTGGCTATGGCGGCTGAAGCATACGAGGGAAAAAGCGGCACGTTCGTTTTCGACCGTGCTCCGTTTGATGGAGCAGTATCCGGATTACGTATTTTTGCAAACACAGCCGCAGTTATACGATTATATCCGGACGGATTATCCGGAAATTTATCAGCAAATAAAAGCGCGGATCGAGGAAGGGCGCTGGGAACCGGAGGGTGGCATGTGGCTTGAAGCAGACTGCAACTTGACGTCCGGTGAATCGCTCGTCCGCCAGCTGTTGCTTGGTACCCGTTTTTTTCGGGAACAGTTCGGCAAGGAATGTGAATACTTATGGCTGCCCGATGTGTTCGGATATAGCTGGGCATTGCCGCAAATCCTGACCAAGTCGGGAATCAAGACCTTTATGACCACGAAAATAAGCTGGAGTCAGTATAACCAAATGCCGCATGATACCTTTAAATGGCGCGGCATAGACGGAACCGAAATCCTGACGCATTTTATCACGACCCCTGAGGAAAATCGCTGGTTCTATACGTATAATGGGAAAATCACCCCGAGGACGGTAAAAGGGATCTGGGAAGCTTACCGGGATAAAGATATCAACCAGGAACTGATTTTGTCGTACGGTTATGGAGACGGCGGGGGCGGCGTCAATCGGGAAATGCTGGAGATGCGCAGGCGACTGGATAAAATGCCGGGCCTTCCGGAAGTGAAAACCGGAAGAGCGGACGAATACTTCCAGCGTCTCCACAAAACCATCGACGAGACAGACCAATACGTACACACCTGGGACGGGGAGTTGTATCTGGAGTATCATCGGGGGACTTATACAAGCCAGGCTTATAATAAACGGATGAACCGCAAAATGGAGTTGCTGCTGAGGGAAACAGAGTGGTTAAACACACTTAAAAGCCTCCACCAACAGAAGTGGGCAGGGTATCCGGCCGAATCGCTCACGGAAAGCTGGAAAACGGTATTGCGTAATCAATTCCATGATATCATCCCTGGGTCCTCGATCCGCGAGGTCTACGAAGACAGCAAATTGGAGTATGAACAAGCGGAAAAACTGGCAAGCAAGACCTGGGCAGAGGCAGCCGACGCACTGACCGGATCGGAGGAAGACACCTTCACCATTTTCAACAGTGCGTCGTTTGCCCGGAATGAAGTAGTGGTCGTGGACCATGCCGGCGATGATTTGGAATGGAAAAACCACCGTGGAGAAGTGCTGGAATCGCAACCCACGGTAGATGGGAAATGGTTGGTGCAAGCGAAAGATGTTCCTTCCCTCGGTGCGAGCATACTTCACGCGGAAAAAGGAGTATCCCAAAGTCAATCTGTTTTCCAACCCGGCGAACATGAAATCGAAACGCCGTACTACCAGATCTCCTGGAATGAATGCGGACAGCTTACAGGCATTTTCGATAAACGGCATGATCGCCAGGTGCTGGCTACAAATGAACGTGCTAATGTTCTGCAAGTATTTGAAGATAAACCGATGCGTTTTGACGCATGGGATATTGACTTGTACTACCAGCAAAAGATGTGGGAAATCGACCGACTGTCCAGCTGCGAGGTCATCGAAAACGGTCCTGTCCGGGCGGTCGTCCAGTTCGCATGGACGTACGATAACTCGACGATTGAACAAAGAATGATGGTTTATGCAAATAGCCCGCGTATCGATTTTGTAACAGATGTCGACTGGCATGAAAGGGAGCAGCTTCTCAAGGTTGCCTTCCCGGTCGATGTCCGCTCGACAGAAGCTACCTACGATATTCAGTATGGCAACGTGAAAAGGCCGACGCATTGGAACACAAGTTGGGATTATGCCCGATTTGAGTCGGTGGGACATCAGTGGGTCGATCTGTCGGAAACTGGCTATGGTGTAAGTCTGTTGAATGACTGCAAGTACGGACATGACATCAAAGACAATGTGATGAGGCTCACTTTGTTGAAAAGTTCGATGAATCCGGATATAGAACAGGATCAAGGGGAGCATCGATTTACTTACGCCCTGCTGCCGCACAACGGTGACTGGCGTGAAGCCGGTACTGTGCAACAGGCGTGGACATTAAACAATCCACTGACGATTCAACAAGGGGCGACAGAATCCCAGTCGTTGTTCCGGTTGAGTCGTGATCATGTAATGATTGACGCCGTAAAAAAAGCGGAGGATGATGATCGGGTTGTGGTCCGTCTTCATGAATATACGGGAGCACGAGGAACGATAGAGATGGACAGCGACTATGAAGTAATCTCCTGGCAGGAATGTGACCTGATGGAACGCAATCCTTCACCGTTAGAAAGGGAGAAATCGTTCCGTTTCACCATCAAACCATATGAAATCAAAACCTTTTTGGTGGACATGAAAAAGTAA
- a CDS encoding carbohydrate ABC transporter permease: MNRFKWERTIPYVILSIIGACFLLPLLWVLFASFDANAQQALTIPEEFTLANFTAILSEPATIRSFVIGLFLSCGQALLVVIVGVIAAYPLSRYTQKYKKPFMYSILFMTSLPITAVMVPVYQLFIFLNLQDSLVGTMLFLTASGLPYGIWMLKNFMDAVPPELEESAWVDGASIWKGVRRVVAPLMIPGICTVAIFTFSMSWGNFFVPYILIQTPDKFPASVTIYQFFGTYGMVEYGKLAAFSIIYTLPAVILYLFSQRFMSQGFSLGGATKG, translated from the coding sequence GTGAATCGTTTTAAATGGGAAAGAACGATCCCTTATGTCATTTTATCCATCATTGGCGCGTGTTTTTTACTGCCGCTTTTATGGGTGTTGTTTGCCTCTTTTGATGCCAATGCCCAGCAGGCGCTGACAATACCAGAAGAATTTACGCTTGCCAATTTTACGGCGATTTTATCCGAGCCGGCAACGATCCGTTCTTTCGTTATCGGGTTGTTCTTGTCTTGTGGTCAGGCACTTTTGGTCGTGATCGTCGGCGTCATTGCGGCCTATCCGCTTTCCAGGTACACGCAAAAATACAAGAAACCATTCATGTATTCCATCTTGTTTATGACTTCACTGCCGATAACCGCGGTCATGGTGCCGGTCTACCAGTTGTTCATTTTCTTAAACCTGCAGGATTCCCTTGTCGGAACGATGTTGTTTTTGACTGCCTCCGGGCTGCCGTATGGAATCTGGATGTTGAAAAACTTCATGGATGCGGTTCCCCCGGAGCTGGAAGAATCCGCGTGGGTGGACGGTGCTTCGATATGGAAAGGGGTAAGACGGGTGGTGGCGCCCTTGATGATACCGGGGATATGCACCGTGGCGATTTTTACCTTTTCCATGAGCTGGGGCAACTTTTTTGTCCCCTATATTCTGATCCAGACGCCGGATAAGTTTCCGGCTTCGGTCACCATTTATCAATTTTTCGGCACGTATGGCATGGTGGAATATGGAAAGCTTGCGGCATTTTCCATCATTTATACGTTGCCGGCTGTGATACTCTATCTGTTTTCACAGCGTTTCATGTCCCAAGGCTTTAGCTTGGGCGGTGCTACAAAAGGATAA
- a CDS encoding carbohydrate ABC transporter permease — MGSSSIGKRKKDPTALRSVLFLLPSWILLLIFFIGPILLTFYFSFTNLALTGTQAQNIEFVGFQNFVSMFEDPTFRISVMKTIVFLFLSAIVGQQILGFLLAILMKEKNPTFRRLIGIIVIAGWVTPEIVVAFCWVAFLNDNGTLNMILDAIGLESITWLYTFPMISVCIANIWHGTAFSMMVFQASLDDVPKTIEEAATIDGASRFQVLIRIILPMVKGSIVTNMILVTLQTLGVFTLIFTMTGGGPGTSTQTLPIFMYNQAFVNYQLGYGTAISLVLLVIGIIASLFYIRSMRVKI, encoded by the coding sequence ATCGGCTCTTCTTCAATCGGCAAAAGAAAGAAGGATCCAACCGCCTTGCGTTCGGTCTTGTTCCTGCTTCCTTCCTGGATCTTGCTGCTGATCTTTTTTATCGGACCTATCCTGCTGACGTTTTATTTTTCTTTTACCAACCTGGCGTTGACGGGGACGCAGGCACAAAACATTGAATTTGTCGGTTTTCAAAATTTCGTTTCCATGTTCGAGGATCCTACTTTCCGAATCAGTGTCATGAAAACCATCGTCTTTTTGTTTCTTTCGGCGATCGTTGGCCAACAGATTTTGGGCTTCCTGCTGGCAATCTTGATGAAAGAAAAAAATCCAACCTTCCGCAGACTGATTGGGATCATCGTGATTGCCGGCTGGGTGACACCGGAAATTGTCGTTGCTTTTTGCTGGGTGGCGTTTCTAAATGACAATGGGACGCTAAACATGATACTCGATGCCATCGGATTGGAATCAATCACCTGGCTGTACACGTTCCCGATGATCAGTGTGTGTATCGCCAACATTTGGCATGGGACGGCGTTTTCTATGATGGTTTTCCAGGCGTCGCTGGATGACGTGCCAAAAACGATCGAGGAGGCTGCAACCATTGACGGTGCTTCCCGATTTCAGGTTTTGATACGGATCATTTTACCAATGGTCAAGGGATCGATTGTCACCAATATGATATTGGTCACCTTGCAAACCCTTGGTGTTTTCACCTTGATTTTCACCATGACTGGCGGAGGGCCTGGCACGTCGACGCAGACGCTGCCGATCTTCATGTATAACCAGGCTTTCGTCAATTATCAATTAGGGTATGGAACGGCAATTTCCTTGGTATTGTTGGTTATCGGAATTATTGCCAGCCTGTTCTACATCCGATCCATGAGAGTGAAAATTTAG
- a CDS encoding extracellular solute-binding protein — protein MRFFSWRKMIGLMMAMVFCLVAVACSDGSASETDGESAENEISITYRSGGGTNKGLTDWLNEEVIPQFEKEHPDVNVKLAPLEVNEGDYFAKVSLLLQSENTAPDIVTEDTFMVNSDASAGYLEPLDERIEGWDEWDSITENVKNGVIAQDGKIYGVPYNTDSRGLWYNKELLKQAGVEVPWEPKSWDDILAAATAVKENLPDDVVPLWMNSGKATGEATSMQTFQMLLYGTDDPLYDHESQKWIVESDGLLDTFKFIDTVYEQDLGPELSQVLNGQGGTVAYQQLMPQGKLAIGLDGIWQTGNWREDGAAPWPEAFDTLGFAAMPTQNGEAPGTTSMSGGWALSIPAKSNSKDLAWEFIKLASTKENNLKLQLKDGNLTPREDVAQEPEYLEMEMFEEASSFLENTHFRPAVDKYPNVSTVIQTLVENVVSDKITPEEAAEQYKQEVTEIVGEDLVTSK, from the coding sequence ATGAGGTTTTTTTCTTGGAGAAAAATGATTGGCTTGATGATGGCAATGGTGTTTTGTTTGGTGGCGGTTGCTTGTTCAGATGGATCGGCTTCTGAAACAGACGGCGAAAGCGCTGAGAATGAAATCAGTATTACCTACAGGTCTGGCGGTGGAACCAATAAAGGTTTGACGGACTGGCTCAATGAAGAAGTGATTCCGCAATTCGAAAAAGAACATCCGGATGTCAACGTGAAATTGGCCCCTTTGGAAGTTAACGAAGGGGACTATTTTGCCAAGGTGTCGTTGCTTCTGCAATCTGAAAATACAGCGCCTGACATTGTCACAGAGGACACCTTCATGGTCAACTCGGATGCGAGCGCTGGATACTTAGAGCCTTTGGATGAACGGATTGAAGGTTGGGACGAATGGGATAGCATCACAGAAAACGTGAAAAATGGCGTGATCGCCCAGGATGGAAAAATTTACGGCGTCCCTTATAACACGGACTCGCGCGGTCTTTGGTATAACAAAGAATTACTGAAGCAGGCAGGTGTCGAAGTGCCATGGGAACCGAAAAGCTGGGATGACATCCTTGCAGCTGCCACTGCTGTGAAAGAGAATCTTCCGGATGATGTGGTGCCGCTTTGGATGAATTCAGGAAAAGCAACAGGGGAAGCGACTTCGATGCAAACATTCCAAATGCTATTGTACGGTACGGACGACCCATTATATGACCACGAAAGCCAGAAGTGGATCGTGGAAAGTGATGGTCTGCTGGACACGTTTAAATTTATCGACACCGTTTATGAACAGGATCTCGGGCCGGAGCTTTCCCAGGTGTTGAACGGCCAGGGCGGTACGGTCGCTTATCAGCAATTGATGCCGCAAGGAAAGCTGGCGATTGGTCTGGACGGCATCTGGCAAACCGGGAACTGGCGTGAAGACGGTGCTGCTCCGTGGCCTGAGGCTTTCGATACATTAGGTTTTGCAGCAATGCCGACGCAGAATGGAGAAGCTCCAGGAACAACTTCGATGTCCGGTGGATGGGCGCTTTCGATTCCAGCCAAATCGAACAGCAAAGACCTTGCATGGGAATTCATCAAGCTTGCTTCTACCAAAGAAAACAACCTGAAGCTGCAGCTGAAAGACGGCAACCTTACTCCTCGTGAAGACGTCGCACAGGAACCGGAATATTTGGAGATGGAGATGTTTGAGGAAGCATCTTCCTTCCTGGAGAACACGCATTTCCGACCGGCGGTAGACAAATATCCGAATGTCTCCACGGTGATCCAAACGCTTGTCGAAAATGTTGTTTCCGATAAAATAACGCCAGAAGAGGCGGCGGAACAATACAAGCAGGAAGTCACGGAAATTGTCGGAGAAGACTTGGTTACATCCAAGTAG
- a CDS encoding sigma-70 family RNA polymerase sigma factor — translation MHKVSSFEEVLATHEKMIYYLINKWNIRDPEKEFYQEATIALWKAYESYDPARGKFSTYAYFCMEKALLSVIRKQTRQQEKQNMFITMEKSNPNRAVTFLQEGIDPYLLARLENVLTEKQMTWFQLYVLKDLSVKAIAQKEQVTTAAVKNWARAAKPKIRRVLCSES, via the coding sequence GTGCACAAGGTTAGCAGTTTTGAAGAGGTCTTAGCCACTCACGAAAAAATGATTTATTACCTGATCAATAAATGGAACATCCGAGATCCGGAAAAGGAATTCTATCAGGAAGCAACCATCGCGTTATGGAAGGCATACGAATCTTACGACCCGGCACGCGGAAAATTTTCCACCTATGCTTATTTTTGCATGGAAAAAGCACTACTCAGCGTCATCCGCAAGCAAACTCGTCAGCAGGAAAAACAGAATATGTTCATCACCATGGAAAAATCAAACCCTAATCGCGCCGTCACCTTCTTGCAGGAGGGCATCGATCCCTATTTGCTGGCACGGTTGGAAAACGTGCTCACCGAAAAACAAATGACATGGTTCCAGTTATATGTACTCAAGGATTTATCGGTCAAAGCTATAGCGCAGAAGGAGCAGGTAACAACAGCCGCCGTAAAAAATTGGGCAAGAGCCGCTAAGCCGAAAATCAGACGGGTGCTTTGTTCGGAGAGTTGA